Genomic DNA from Candidatus Aegiribacteria sp.:
AGCAGGAAATTTGTGAGGTAGAATATGTTTCTGGCTGAAGCGAACCGAGACAGCATCGTTGAAGCTGTTTCACGGCTTGATACGAAAGCCGATGAAGTGGTCATGATTCTTATCGGGGAAGACAGTATACCTGACATCGATGGTCTTGCAGACGACTTGAATGAGAAGGAGATATGCTTTTTCGGCGGGATCTTTCCCGGTATCATTCATGGCGAGATGCAATTCACCAAAGGAGCAGTCATCCGTAAAATGCCCGGAATAGGGAGACCGGCTGTTGTAAGTATAAAGGAACCGGATTTCATAAAAATTCCTGATTTTGAAGGATTTCAGAATATAGAATCAGGCGCTAAATACACTACTATTATTCTGATCGACGGGATGGCTCCTAATATTGGTTTATTCCTGTCGAAGATGCTGGATAAGCTGGGAAATTCCGTTAATTACTTCGGTGGAGGAGCAGGCTACCAGAGCATGAAGAAGGACTTCTGCCTTTTTTCATCTGAGGGATTTTTCAATAACGCAGCGATAGTTGTTCTTGTGAAACTTGAGAGTTCTCTTGGCGTCCGTCATGGCTGGAAGAAAATGTTTGGTCCGTTTGTTGCGACGAGAACAGATCGAAACCTGATCAGTGAATTCAACTGGGAAAATGCTTTCGAAGTGTACCGTAAGGCTATTGAAAACGATTCGGGCAGGAAGTTTTCTGAAAATAATTTCTACGATATAGCAAAAGAATACCCTCTTGGATTATTCAGAGAGGGCTGTGAAAATATAGGGCGCGCTACAGTCGCGCTGACCGATGATGGCGACATTATCTGTGGAGGGGAAGTGCAGGGCAATGCGGTAGTCGATATTCTAGGCGGGAAGAAAGAATCTCTGATCAAGGCAGCTCAGATGGCTGCGGAAGATTGCCGCGTACCTGAAGGCCGAAGGATTTGTCACTATCTTATCTCTGACTGCATATCCAGAGCGCTTCTTCTTGAGAATGACTATCCTGAGGAACTCAAGGCAATAATTGGTGGAATTCAGTCTGCTGATAGTGAGGAAATTCCTGAAGGAGTCCTGACACTGGGAGAGATTTCATCCTTAGGAGAGCGATATCTTGAATATCTGAATCTTACAACGGTTGTAATGGTTCTGTATGAGTAAGGACTGCGTGGATTCCGGAAAGACTATTCAGGAGATTTCTCTTCTATACGAACTGTCACTTTCAATTGGCACTTCAATCAATGTGAGAGAAAACTGCATCGGGTTTCTCAAAGCACTTATGCTGAGAAAGAATCTGGGGTTCGTATCCGTCTGGATCAGAAATGTTTTCCTGACTCCCAAGAATGATTCTGATGAAGTTTCTCTCACATATGCTTATCCTGAGTTCAAGGTAAAGGATACTCATCTTTCGATTAACAACCCGCTTTTTGAAGCACTAAGAACTGGCGAAATTGTAAGTGTAACCTCTTCTGAGGCAGCTTTTCAGAATTTGGTTACTGAAAGCGGAATGAACAAGGGAATGTTTACGATATTTCCTCTGAATGAAATAGGCATTCTCAAACTATACTCAATATCCAGAGAAGAACCTTTTGGAAAAAGAGAAATCAACCTGCTTAGAAGTGTTGTTTCAAAATTCGCTTTATCGTTAGCGGGCTGTCTTTCACACGATATGCTCATGCGTGAAATACTTGAACGGAAAAAGGCGGAGAACGCACTCAGGGAAAGCGAACAACGTTACCGTAGTCTTTTCAGTTCAGCAAGGGACGCGATATTCATAATGAAGGATTATAGAATTGTGGATTGTAATCCAGTGACTCTGACAATGTTCGGTTGCACGCGAGAGCAAATCATTGGAAAATCACCTTACCGTTTTTCTCCTAAACTCCAACCTGACGGTAAAAAATCCCGTTTCCTGGGAGAAAGAAGAGCTTTAAAAGCGCTCAAGGATACTCCCCAGCTTTTCGAATGGCTTCATTGTAGATTTGACGGAACTCCGTTTTATGCTGAGGTGGCTTTGAACAGGGTGTCTATCGCTGAAGAAAACTTCCTCCAGTCAGTTGTTCGAGACATATCGGATCGTAGAAGGGCGGAGGAGGAGCGCCTTGAATTCGAGAAGAGTGTTCAGCATGCACAGAAGCTGGAGAGCCTTGGCGTGCTTGCTGGCGGCATTGCTCATGACTTCAACAATCTGCTGGTTGGAATTCTTGGAAACGCTGATCTTGCACTTAGAGGTCTTTCTCCGTCTTCTTCAACGCATGCAAACATCATGCAAATCGAGAAAGCATAGCAGACAGATGCTGGCGTATTCGGGAAAAGGGAAATTCATAATAGAAACTCTGAGTCTTAACAATGTTGTTGAAGAAATGGCTTATCTTCTCAAAACATCAATATCAAAGAATATAGTTCTGAATTACAACCTTGCTGAAAAGCTGCCGCCAATCAAAGCCGACATTTCACAGGTCAGCCAGATAGTCATGAATCTCATCACAAACGCTTCAGAAGCAATTGGCGAAAAGAGTGGTATTATCAGGCTTGCTTCAGGGGTAATGGAATTTGACGGCTCAGGAATGAATGAAGAATACATCACGCAGGAAAAGCTGGAAGGTACGTATGTATTCATCGAAGTATCGGATACAGGTTGCGGAATGAGTAAAGAAACAATCGTCAGCATGTTTGATCCATTCTTTACCACAAAATTCTTCGGCAGGGGGCTGGGTCTTGCCGCTGTGATAGGAATCGTCAGGGGGCACGGGGGTGCTATCAGAGTCTCAAGCGACCCGGGAAAGGGGTCAACAATAACGATAGCGTTCCCGGCATCTAAGGATTCTTCAGATTCAGCGCCTGGGGAATTGCGAAATGGTAGCAAACTGATTGGTAATGGAACCATACTTCTTGTTGATGATGACGAAACTGTTCTTGCAGTTGGCAGAGAGATGCTGGAAATACTGGGTTTTTCAGTGCTGACTGCTACTGGAGGGAATAAAGCTCTTGATTTGTTTACAGAGAAACAGGAACAAATTGTCTGTATCATTCTTGACCTCACGATGCCGCATATGGATGGAAAAGAAACCTGCCTGAAGCTCAGGGAAATGAATTCCACTATTCCTGTTATAATATCGAGTGGTTACAGTAAAACTGATGTTGAAAAACAGTTCATCGGAAATACTATCTCAGATTTCCTTTCTAAACCATATCGTATGTCTGATCTTCTTGATAAGCTTAGCAGTGTTCTTGATGTGGAAAACAATCTTGGTCTGTAGAAGCTGGATTCGATTATTCTGAATTTAGGTTGACACACTCAGAATTGTCTTACATAATTTGCATATATTATATAAATACATTAACTTAGGAAATTAGGAAAATCTATGAAATCTGAAGATTGCAAGATAATGGATTCAGAATGCCATTTGAACAGAATTGAAAACTGGCACAACAATTTCGAGTCTGATATTTCATTAATGATTGAAACCCTGAAAAAACTGAATGCCAGTTCAATTGAAGCTACAGAGGAATGCAGCAGACATTATACGAACACTATTGAGCTAACAAAAGCAAAATCCAGTTTCACCTTTGAAGTATCTCATGAATTAAAAGCACCATTAGCCTCTGTATATAATATTATTAACGTAATATTAGATGGATACCTTGATGGAGATATTAATAAGCAAAAAGAATATCTCAATAGAGCAAAATTGCGGATAAAAAGCATTATAGATCTTTTAAATGATCTATTAGTGTTTTCTCGTCTTGAGGAAAGAGCAAATGAACTCGAAAAGGAAGAGTTCAATATTGCAGAATTATTTGCTTCAATTATAGAAGAAATGACTGAATATGCCGATAGTCGTAGTATCGAAATTAATTGGAATCTTTGTGATGATTGCCCCCTTATCTACGGCAACGCAGAGCTTATCAGGAGAGTGTTTACCAATATAATTCATAATGCTGTTAAATACAGCAGACACGGTAACAAGGTTGAGGTTACGGGGAAAATAGATGAAAATCGTTTCCTATTGAGAGTGGAGGATCATGGTATTGGTATTAAAGAAGAAGAAACGCAGAAAATATTCGATATCTTTTATCGTGGCGAGAATACCAGACGTGATTCAAAAAGGGAAGGCATAGGTCTTGGTCTTTCACTAGTCAGGAGAATAGTTGATGCTCACGGAGGCTGTATTAAGCTAAAAAGCAAATTGCAGGAAGGAACTACAGTAGAAGTACGTTTTCCTGAATTCCAGAAGGAGGAAAAGTAATGCCCAAAGAAGTACTTATTGTGGATGATGATTTTGATTTTGTAGAAACCACTGAAATAGTTCTGAAGAGCAATGGTTACGAAACACGGACTGCCCATGACGGTGAAGAAGCGCTTAAAAAAGTTATGGAAAAAGTTCCAGATATCATTCTGCTGGATATCATGATGAAAACCAAGGGTGACGGGATATGGGCAAGCGAGCAAATCAGATCGAAGGAGAATGCAAAGGATATTCCAATAATTATGATAACCGCTGTAAATCAGGATGCAGATATGTTGAAATTTCACTTTGAGAAGGACGTGGGGACGGATTCGAGTTACATACCGGTAAACGTTTTTATGGAAAAGCCTATTGAAATTAAAGATCTGCTTGCAGAGATTAAAAAACTTATTGGAACTTCATAGTCTGTATATCCGGAGAGTTTCAACGTAACAGTGTTCATACTCCCCACAAAGGGCTCAGATTCATGTTTATACATGTATCCATCTGGCATTGCGAAAAATAAGGGAGACATTAATGAGAAGGACAGCAATTGGATTCATAGGAATAATTCTGCCGGTACTGATTTCATGTGAAACTATGGAACATAGACCAACTCTACTTGATTCGATGCCTGCAGGATATGATGTATACCTGACCTTCAATCCTGAGGAAATAGGGATGGAGGAGGTTCTTTCTGATCTGACGGACGAAATCTCTCCATTAAGAGAAAATCTGGTGGAAGTTGAAGATATCCTCGGATTTACTCCACTCGACTGGAACGGATGGGTAGATGCGCTGGCACTGGATCCCGAAGGAGAGATCGGGCTGATTATCGATTTTAACAGGAATGATGTCGTTCTCATCGCCATATACATGTCTTCCAGCAATACAGCTGTTGTCGAGCAGTATTTCATTCGAATTACAGAACATGCTGACGATTCCGAG
This window encodes:
- a CDS encoding PAS domain S-box protein; protein product: MSKDCVDSGKTIQEISLLYELSLSIGTSINVRENCIGFLKALMLRKNLGFVSVWIRNVFLTPKNDSDEVSLTYAYPEFKVKDTHLSINNPLFEALRTGEIVSVTSSEAAFQNLVTESGMNKGMFTIFPLNEIGILKLYSISREEPFGKREINLLRSVVSKFALSLAGCLSHDMLMREILERKKAENALRESEQRYRSLFSSARDAIFIMKDYRIVDCNPVTLTMFGCTREQIIGKSPYRFSPKLQPDGKKSRFLGERRALKALKDTPQLFEWLHCRFDGTPFYAEVALNRVSIAEENFLQSVVRDISDRRRAEEERLEFEKSVQHAQKLESLGVLAGGIAHDFNNLLVGILGNADLALRGLSPSSSTHANIMQIEKA
- a CDS encoding response regulator, with protein sequence MPKEVLIVDDDFDFVETTEIVLKSNGYETRTAHDGEEALKKVMEKVPDIILLDIMMKTKGDGIWASEQIRSKENAKDIPIIMITAVNQDADMLKFHFEKDVGTDSSYIPVNVFMEKPIEIKDLLAEIKKLIGTS
- a CDS encoding HAMP domain-containing histidine kinase; amino-acid sequence: MKSEDCKIMDSECHLNRIENWHNNFESDISLMIETLKKLNASSIEATEECSRHYTNTIELTKAKSSFTFEVSHELKAPLASVYNIINVILDGYLDGDINKQKEYLNRAKLRIKSIIDLLNDLLVFSRLEERANELEKEEFNIAELFASIIEEMTEYADSRSIEINWNLCDDCPLIYGNAELIRRVFTNIIHNAVKYSRHGNKVEVTGKIDENRFLLRVEDHGIGIKEEETQKIFDIFYRGENTRRDSKREGIGLGLSLVRRIVDAHGGCIKLKSKLQEGTTVEVRFPEFQKEEK
- a CDS encoding FIST C-terminal domain-containing protein translates to MFLAEANRDSIVEAVSRLDTKADEVVMILIGEDSIPDIDGLADDLNEKEICFFGGIFPGIIHGEMQFTKGAVIRKMPGIGRPAVVSIKEPDFIKIPDFEGFQNIESGAKYTTIILIDGMAPNIGLFLSKMLDKLGNSVNYFGGGAGYQSMKKDFCLFSSEGFFNNAAIVVLVKLESSLGVRHGWKKMFGPFVATRTDRNLISEFNWENAFEVYRKAIENDSGRKFSENNFYDIAKEYPLGLFREGCENIGRATVALTDDGDIICGGEVQGNAVVDILGGKKESLIKAAQMAAEDCRVPEGRRICHYLISDCISRALLLENDYPEELKAIIGGIQSADSEEIPEGVLTLGEISSLGERYLEYLNLTTVVMVLYE
- a CDS encoding response regulator, whose protein sequence is MLAYSGKGKFIIETLSLNNVVEEMAYLLKTSISKNIVLNYNLAEKLPPIKADISQVSQIVMNLITNASEAIGEKSGIIRLASGVMEFDGSGMNEEYITQEKLEGTYVFIEVSDTGCGMSKETIVSMFDPFFTTKFFGRGLGLAAVIGIVRGHGGAIRVSSDPGKGSTITIAFPASKDSSDSAPGELRNGSKLIGNGTILLVDDDETVLAVGREMLEILGFSVLTATGGNKALDLFTEKQEQIVCIILDLTMPHMDGKETCLKLREMNSTIPVIISSGYSKTDVEKQFIGNTISDFLSKPYRMSDLLDKLSSVLDVENNLGL